One segment of Paenibacillus sp. FSL R7-0337 DNA contains the following:
- a CDS encoding S-layer homology domain-containing protein: MKNHSLSFRFTRLGLAVIMLFALLGAAVAPAGQAAAAQAGGTSAPAVSALPASEAASVTAAVYATAEYMLKNGVQSDWQAIGLAQAGYKVPASYLKALEGKVSEAKGVFARATDYARITLAVKALGGDPEKVAGYNLIEKLYNHEAITGQTLNNPVYALLALDSGSYTIPANAKWTQSKLLAEILAKQNPDGGFTLTTGASDPDMTAMTLNALAGHKQEAAVNTAGQRAAAWLAKAQDKNGGYGDSSESVAQAIIGLSAFGIDPAGAEYTKGQINLVSKLLSFSAADGGFVHTAGGSSNPLSTEQALEALVAYKLFGTGGKLFDFSGTPVKNPQVSVSVTVEGPNGTLAEGSVYAGNVLKALEKTAAAKRLALVNEAGNYVTGIGGVIAGTFGGYDGWMYVVARGGAWVYPSVGMGDFALEENDRIVVYYGGDNTQVVDAVTVTPAQPQPGQDLKVQVTQKQWVWNEATFTSNPVTSPAAGVQVTIGGKTAVTDAAGVAVVAGGLPANKYTLTVTGYLKDKTPAVVRHTVPVTVASAAADRPAFADVKSISPWALESVYTAYDRKLMNGVSEGSLVFAPKKNITRAEFAALLLRLTGNEPSVAASAGAFSDVKAGTWYYGTVNRAKELGIISGVTAKTFKPDGLVTRQDMAVMMVRAFKLDAAGAGAGAGKFSDEDKISDYALSAVRTVTGLGYMSGTGGAFEPTAVVTREMAAAVAVRLP; encoded by the coding sequence ATGAAGAACCATTCTCTATCATTCAGGTTCACACGGCTGGGACTTGCTGTTATCATGCTGTTTGCACTGCTGGGAGCAGCTGTAGCCCCGGCAGGACAAGCTGCTGCTGCACAGGCAGGCGGAACTTCCGCACCGGCGGTATCCGCTCTGCCCGCAAGTGAGGCAGCCAGCGTAACCGCTGCGGTCTATGCTACTGCAGAATACATGCTGAAGAACGGAGTCCAGTCGGACTGGCAGGCGATTGGCCTTGCACAAGCAGGCTACAAGGTTCCAGCCAGCTATCTGAAGGCGCTTGAAGGTAAGGTGAGTGAGGCTAAGGGTGTTTTTGCCAGAGCTACGGACTATGCCCGCATCACACTTGCTGTTAAGGCACTGGGCGGCGACCCTGAGAAGGTGGCAGGCTATAACCTGATCGAGAAGCTCTACAATCACGAGGCAATTACCGGCCAGACGCTGAATAATCCGGTCTATGCACTGCTGGCTCTGGATTCCGGCAGTTATACAATCCCGGCAAATGCGAAATGGACACAGTCTAAGCTGCTGGCAGAGATTCTGGCGAAGCAGAACCCGGACGGCGGCTTCACCCTGACCACGGGTGCGAGTGATCCGGATATGACAGCGATGACGCTGAATGCACTGGCTGGACACAAGCAGGAAGCAGCCGTGAATACTGCCGGTCAGCGGGCGGCAGCCTGGCTGGCTAAGGCACAGGACAAGAACGGCGGATATGGCGACAGCAGCGAGAGTGTGGCTCAGGCCATTATCGGTCTGTCTGCCTTCGGCATTGATCCGGCGGGAGCAGAGTACACCAAAGGCCAGATCAATCTGGTCAGCAAGCTGCTGAGCTTCAGCGCAGCAGATGGCGGATTCGTCCACACTGCGGGCGGCAGCTCCAATCCGCTCTCAACGGAGCAGGCTCTGGAGGCTTTGGTAGCGTACAAGCTGTTTGGTACAGGCGGCAAGCTCTTTGATTTTAGCGGCACACCTGTGAAGAATCCTCAGGTAAGTGTCTCGGTTACTGTTGAAGGTCCAAATGGAACCTTGGCTGAGGGCAGCGTGTACGCCGGAAATGTGCTTAAGGCACTGGAAAAGACAGCCGCCGCCAAGCGCCTGGCCCTGGTCAATGAAGCAGGCAATTATGTGACGGGGATCGGCGGCGTGATTGCGGGTACTTTTGGCGGATATGATGGCTGGATGTATGTGGTCGCACGCGGCGGAGCATGGGTCTATCCAAGTGTAGGGATGGGCGATTTCGCGCTGGAGGAGAATGACCGCATAGTGGTCTATTATGGCGGGGACAACACGCAGGTGGTTGATGCCGTAACCGTGACGCCCGCACAGCCGCAGCCTGGACAAGATCTGAAGGTGCAGGTAACCCAGAAACAATGGGTCTGGAATGAGGCGACCTTCACCTCTAATCCGGTAACTTCACCGGCAGCAGGCGTACAGGTAACCATTGGCGGTAAAACAGCAGTTACAGATGCTGCGGGCGTGGCTGTTGTGGCCGGAGGTCTGCCGGCGAATAAATATACCCTGACGGTTACGGGATATCTGAAGGATAAAACCCCAGCAGTTGTCCGTCATACGGTCCCGGTAACGGTGGCTTCTGCTGCGGCGGACCGTCCGGCTTTTGCCGATGTGAAGTCGATCTCGCCTTGGGCGCTGGAGTCAGTATACACGGCGTATGACCGCAAGCTGATGAATGGTGTGAGTGAGGGCAGTCTGGTGTTTGCGCCGAAAAAGAATATTACCCGTGCTGAATTTGCAGCGCTGTTGCTGCGGTTAACCGGGAATGAGCCGTCTGTGGCGGCTTCCGCTGGGGCCTTCAGTGATGTTAAGGCAGGTACATGGTATTATGGAACAGTGAACCGGGCGAAGGAGCTGGGAATTATCAGCGGCGTGACGGCTAAGACGTTCAAACCGGACGGGCTGGTTACGCGTCAGGATATGGCTGTGATGATGGTTAGAGCTTTTAAGCTGGATGCAGCTGGAGCCGGAGCAGGCGCTGGTAAGTTCAGCGACGAAGATAAAATTAGTGACTATGCATTGTCCGCTGTCCGCACGGTAACGGGACTTGGATATATGAGCGGTACCGGCGGCGCATTTGAGCCTACTGCTGTGGTAACCCGTGAGATGGCTGCTGCTGTGGCGGTTAGGTTGCCTTAG